Proteins from one Gimesia maris genomic window:
- a CDS encoding AAA family ATPase: protein METSDLESVEKLHQAYQRLLQEVNRVIIGQQQVVEELLISLLAGGHSLLVGVPGLAKTLIVHTLADTLNLSFNRVQFTPDLMPADITGTDVIQEDKSTGSRDFKFLPGPVFSNVVLADEINRTPPKTQAALLEAMQEHQVTAGGRKHKLPVPFFVLATQNPIEQEGTYPLPEAQLDRFMFEIKVEYPSEEEEFAIVRQTTSDDSYSVKKVLDLDELLSFQSLVRKVPVADHVIRYAMQFARMTRIIPGSDTQAEEVPDFIREFVSWGAGPRASQNLVLGAKARAILHGRMYVSTDDIRAVAHPVLRHRIITNFNAEAEGMTPDKIVDRLIQLISVDSSQEKLDGRLPQVFRSADAR, encoded by the coding sequence ATGGAAACTTCCGATCTGGAATCCGTTGAAAAACTACACCAGGCATATCAGCGGCTTCTGCAGGAAGTGAACCGTGTGATTATCGGCCAGCAGCAGGTGGTGGAAGAATTATTGATTTCCCTGCTCGCAGGCGGACACAGCCTGCTGGTCGGCGTTCCCGGGCTGGCGAAAACACTGATCGTGCACACGCTGGCAGATACGCTCAATCTTTCCTTTAACCGCGTTCAATTCACACCCGATCTCATGCCGGCTGATATTACCGGGACCGACGTGATTCAGGAAGATAAGAGTACCGGCAGCCGCGATTTCAAGTTTCTTCCCGGCCCTGTATTTTCGAATGTTGTACTGGCAGATGAAATCAACCGTACGCCTCCCAAAACACAGGCCGCGCTCCTGGAGGCAATGCAGGAACACCAGGTGACGGCCGGTGGTCGAAAACACAAACTCCCGGTTCCATTTTTTGTACTGGCGACTCAAAATCCGATTGAGCAGGAAGGCACCTATCCCCTGCCGGAAGCGCAGCTCGACCGATTCATGTTCGAAATCAAAGTCGAGTATCCCAGCGAAGAAGAAGAATTTGCGATTGTGAGACAGACGACGTCTGATGACTCGTATTCGGTGAAGAAGGTATTGGATCTGGATGAGCTGTTGTCTTTTCAGTCACTCGTGCGCAAAGTTCCCGTCGCCGACCATGTGATTCGATATGCGATGCAGTTTGCCCGCATGACGCGCATCATCCCAGGCAGTGACACGCAGGCGGAGGAAGTCCCGGACTTTATTCGTGAGTTTGTCAGTTGGGGTGCCGGCCCGCGTGCCAGCCAGAATCTGGTACTGGGTGCAAAAGCCCGCGCGATTCTGCATGGGCGGATGTATGTGAGTACTGATGATATTCGGGCCGTCGCACATCCCGTGCTCAGGCATCGTATTATTACTAACTTCAATGCGGAAGCCGAGGGGATGACTCCCGATAAAATCGTGGATCGACTGATTCAACTCATCTCGGTCGACTCCTCTCAGGAAAAACTTGATGGACGATTACCGCAAGTATTTAGATCCGCAGACGCTCGCTAA
- a CDS encoding AAA family ATPase, with amino-acid sequence MEVSSQQETASLVKTLHDNISSVLIGKPDVVQLAIVTLLAEGHVLIEDAPGVGKTSLAKAIAKSLDCNYTRVQFTPDMLPSDILGSNVFLPSLGEFEFRKGPIFSNILLADEINRTPPRTQSALLEAMNEGQVSVEGQTITLQPPFFVLATQNPYEFEGTYPLPENQLDRFMMCIDIGYPDRAIEREVLIQHRNGEPVDTLQSVLSVKQLREMQQAVRNVRVDDSLTDYILEIVDVTRNHPELTLGVSTRGAITFSHAVQGKAFTEGRDYVIPDDIKQLAVPVLAHRVITRSLVRESQRNRATEIIRQILQQITVPA; translated from the coding sequence ATGGAAGTCAGCTCCCAGCAAGAAACCGCCAGCCTGGTTAAGACACTGCATGACAACATTTCCAGCGTCCTCATTGGCAAACCGGATGTGGTCCAGCTGGCGATTGTCACTTTGCTGGCGGAAGGGCATGTTCTGATTGAAGATGCCCCCGGCGTCGGTAAAACGTCACTCGCGAAAGCAATTGCCAAGAGTCTCGACTGTAACTACACACGAGTGCAGTTCACCCCGGATATGCTCCCTTCTGATATCCTGGGCTCGAACGTCTTCCTGCCGAGTCTCGGTGAGTTCGAATTCCGTAAAGGCCCGATCTTCTCCAATATACTGCTGGCAGATGAAATCAACCGCACGCCCCCCCGTACTCAAAGCGCACTGCTGGAAGCGATGAATGAAGGTCAGGTCAGTGTGGAAGGCCAGACGATCACCCTGCAACCCCCCTTCTTCGTACTGGCTACACAAAACCCTTACGAATTTGAAGGCACCTATCCCCTGCCGGAAAACCAGCTCGACCGCTTCATGATGTGTATCGATATCGGTTATCCTGATCGGGCCATCGAACGTGAAGTTCTGATTCAGCATCGCAATGGTGAGCCCGTCGATACTCTGCAATCCGTCCTGTCGGTGAAACAACTGCGCGAGATGCAGCAGGCGGTTCGAAATGTCCGGGTCGATGATTCCCTGACCGACTATATATTGGAAATTGTGGATGTGACCCGCAATCACCCCGAGCTGACACTGGGCGTGAGCACACGCGGTGCGATTACGTTTTCGCATGCCGTGCAGGGGAAAGCATTCACCGAAGGGCGAGATTATGTCATTCCCGACGACATCAAACAGTTGGCAGTACCGGTGTTAGCACACCGCGTGATTACCCGTTCTCTGGTGCGTGAAAGCCAGCGGAACCGCGCCACGGAGATTATTCGCCAGATTCTTCAACAGATCACGGTGCCTGCCTGA
- a CDS encoding PQQ-binding-like beta-propeller repeat protein, translating into MNISRSLLALVLSFSFISQQGFGDDWPQWGGPGHDLVWRETGIVKTLPTSGVLPRVWSTPIGEGYAGPAVAEVNSRWCVFVTDRIFKQRVSFERVLCLDAESGKIIWKYEYPVEYSVSYPAGPRSTPVINDGRVYTVGAQGHLLCLDAQNGNILWSKNFVAEFGTRLPTWGMVASPLVEGEQLITLVGGQQNSLIVSFDRKTGKELWRSLEDAAVGYAPPVIFEFGGRRELIVWHPTAVSAINPENGKLIWEVPYGVRYGLSIATPRKAGNRLFVASFYNGPRMIEVSPDGSQAKIIWAGKSDSEINTDGLHPMMMTPVFNGKNIYGVDSYGQLRGLDASNGKRLWETEQATGKGRWWNAFIIPHEDRYFLHNEQGDLIIANLTPAGYEELSRARLIEPTRRVQRRMTIWSHPAFAMKSVFARNDKEIIRVDLSAK; encoded by the coding sequence ATGAATATCTCACGCAGTCTGCTTGCGCTCGTACTCAGTTTCAGTTTCATATCGCAGCAGGGCTTCGGTGATGACTGGCCGCAATGGGGAGGACCAGGGCACGATCTGGTCTGGCGCGAAACCGGAATCGTCAAAACTCTACCCACGTCCGGTGTACTGCCCCGCGTCTGGTCCACGCCCATCGGTGAAGGTTACGCGGGACCGGCGGTCGCTGAAGTGAATTCCCGCTGGTGCGTGTTTGTAACCGATCGCATTTTCAAACAACGGGTCAGCTTTGAACGCGTTTTATGTCTTGATGCAGAGTCCGGAAAAATCATCTGGAAATATGAGTATCCGGTCGAGTACTCCGTCAGCTATCCGGCGGGTCCCCGTTCAACACCCGTTATTAACGATGGTCGCGTCTATACTGTTGGAGCGCAGGGACATCTGCTCTGCCTGGATGCGCAAAACGGTAACATTCTCTGGAGTAAGAATTTTGTTGCCGAATTTGGAACACGACTCCCGACCTGGGGCATGGTCGCTTCGCCGCTGGTCGAGGGAGAGCAACTCATCACCCTGGTCGGAGGCCAGCAGAATTCGCTGATTGTCAGTTTTGACAGGAAGACCGGAAAAGAGCTGTGGCGTTCGCTGGAAGATGCAGCCGTGGGATACGCGCCTCCCGTCATCTTTGAATTTGGCGGCCGGCGGGAATTGATCGTCTGGCATCCGACGGCGGTTTCGGCGATCAATCCCGAGAATGGGAAACTGATCTGGGAAGTCCCGTATGGCGTGCGCTATGGACTGAGCATTGCCACACCGCGCAAGGCAGGAAACCGGTTGTTTGTGGCCAGCTTTTATAATGGTCCGCGAATGATCGAAGTTTCGCCGGATGGCAGTCAGGCAAAAATCATCTGGGCAGGCAAAAGTGACAGCGAAATCAATACCGATGGGCTGCATCCAATGATGATGACGCCGGTCTTCAACGGAAAGAACATTTATGGCGTCGACAGTTACGGACAGTTAAGAGGCCTGGATGCGAGTAATGGAAAACGACTGTGGGAAACTGAACAGGCCACAGGCAAAGGCCGCTGGTGGAATGCATTTATCATTCCCCATGAAGACCGTTACTTTCTGCACAACGAACAGGGGGATCTGATCATCGCGAATCTGACTCCCGCGGGTTACGAAGAACTGAGCCGGGCCAGACTGATCGAACCGACGCGGCGGGTCCAGCGGCGAATGACGATCTGGTCACATCCTGCGTTCGCAATGAAAAGTGTATTCGCCCGCAACGACAAAGAAATCATTCGCGTCGATTTGTCTGCGAAATAA
- a CDS encoding DUF255 domain-containing protein — MDLHKNMKWWIVLLLTILFFVSNWQPANLSASEKSASEDSETKATESEKTKHKAMFTNRLSKETSPYLLLHQHNPVDWYPWGPAAFEKAKQENKIIFLSVGYSSCYWCHVMERLVFENPEIAKYMNENFVNIKVDREERPDIDDIYMTSLSVYFHLIGAPDNGGWPLSMFLTPDREPFAGGTYFPPTDQGGQMSFPRVLQKVNELWSGDKAKVQQSATIIAKEVARLQKEEGATEAIPIEDRLVKAGVRSINASFDSEYGGIDFSEVSPNGPKFPTSSKLVLLQYDIESMDAESTSAESAKVLYQTLDAMANGGIYDHLGGGFHRYSTDRYWHVPHFEKMLYDNGQLASLYAKAYGQTGNEQYKQVAAGIIDFVLRELTDTQGGFYSALDAETDGVEGEHYAWSQEELKEILDEGYPLFAEFYGLNEPVRFEHGYVLHRVTTLKALAEKQKTTPEALESQLAAMRKKLHTVRNQRQPLLKDDKILTSWNGLMITGMANAGRILKRPDYTAAAEKAAQFILDQMRDKQGHLYRSYRADQARLNAYLDDYAFLVQGLLALYEATGKQQWLDQAQALTDLQIKLFWDQKEHGFFFTTHDHEQLIARTKNAYDAAIPSGNSISTRNLIQLTQLTGDPKYRQHADQTLQLFGRVIKRYPNRCAQLVQAVGEFLTTPPAQKQSALLAPTSDAGFALGSLEQFAANSEQLASVTPGLELLAVAGLGQVTPKKNLVAAKAYLSVDKLPAGKTCRVAIVLTIEDGWHINANPAKPDFMVPTTFTVKSNQQVTLSQVKYPAGHAFTVEGFDEPLQVYEKQAIIRGTLTIPAAAAGKAEQLELNVKYQACNDKTCIRPTTVSLKGSFQIAKPGEPVKQVNQKWFQTN; from the coding sequence ATGGATTTGCATAAAAATATGAAATGGTGGATTGTTCTCCTGCTGACCATCTTATTCTTTGTTTCCAACTGGCAACCAGCGAACCTGTCTGCCAGTGAGAAATCTGCCAGTGAAGATTCGGAAACCAAAGCAACCGAATCCGAAAAGACGAAACACAAAGCCATGTTTACCAACCGTCTTTCCAAAGAGACCAGCCCGTACCTGTTATTGCATCAGCACAACCCGGTCGACTGGTATCCCTGGGGACCGGCAGCATTTGAGAAAGCGAAGCAGGAAAACAAAATCATTTTTCTGTCGGTGGGCTACAGCAGCTGTTACTGGTGCCACGTAATGGAACGGCTGGTTTTCGAGAACCCCGAAATCGCGAAGTACATGAACGAAAACTTTGTGAATATCAAAGTCGATCGGGAAGAACGGCCCGACATCGATGATATCTATATGACATCCTTAAGCGTCTACTTTCATCTGATCGGTGCACCTGACAACGGCGGTTGGCCGCTTTCGATGTTTTTAACCCCCGATCGTGAACCTTTCGCTGGTGGCACCTATTTCCCGCCGACCGATCAGGGTGGGCAGATGAGCTTTCCCCGCGTGTTACAGAAAGTGAATGAATTGTGGAGCGGCGATAAAGCGAAGGTCCAACAGAGCGCCACGATCATCGCGAAAGAAGTCGCCCGGCTGCAGAAAGAAGAGGGAGCGACAGAAGCCATTCCAATTGAAGACAGGCTGGTTAAAGCAGGCGTGCGTTCGATCAATGCCAGTTTTGATTCGGAATATGGCGGAATCGATTTTTCAGAAGTCAGTCCGAACGGACCCAAGTTCCCCACGTCATCCAAGCTGGTATTACTGCAGTACGACATCGAATCAATGGATGCGGAGAGTACGTCGGCGGAATCGGCGAAAGTGCTGTATCAGACACTCGATGCCATGGCCAACGGCGGCATCTATGATCATCTGGGAGGCGGCTTTCACCGTTACAGCACCGACCGCTACTGGCATGTTCCCCACTTTGAAAAAATGCTGTATGACAACGGTCAGCTGGCATCGCTGTATGCGAAAGCCTACGGACAGACAGGCAACGAACAATACAAACAGGTCGCCGCAGGCATCATCGATTTTGTTCTGCGAGAGCTGACCGACACCCAGGGAGGATTTTATTCTGCACTGGATGCCGAAACCGATGGCGTGGAAGGCGAACATTATGCCTGGTCCCAGGAAGAACTGAAAGAGATCCTGGATGAAGGCTATCCCCTGTTCGCTGAATTTTATGGATTGAACGAACCGGTTCGCTTTGAACACGGATACGTACTGCATCGTGTGACGACACTCAAAGCACTGGCCGAAAAACAGAAGACGACACCGGAAGCGCTGGAATCGCAACTGGCGGCAATGCGCAAGAAACTGCATACAGTCCGCAATCAGCGACAGCCACTCTTGAAAGACGATAAAATTCTGACCAGCTGGAACGGGCTGATGATCACAGGCATGGCAAATGCCGGTCGGATCCTCAAACGTCCCGACTATACAGCTGCCGCCGAAAAAGCGGCCCAGTTTATTCTGGATCAGATGCGGGACAAGCAGGGGCACCTGTATCGCAGCTATCGCGCCGATCAGGCGCGGCTGAACGCGTACCTGGATGACTATGCCTTCCTGGTGCAGGGATTGCTCGCCCTGTATGAAGCGACCGGCAAACAGCAGTGGCTGGATCAGGCGCAGGCATTGACCGACCTGCAGATCAAACTGTTCTGGGATCAGAAAGAACACGGTTTTTTCTTCACCACACACGATCACGAACAATTGATTGCACGTACCAAAAATGCATACGACGCCGCAATTCCTTCTGGCAACAGCATCAGTACCCGGAACCTGATTCAGCTAACGCAACTCACAGGCGATCCCAAATATCGACAGCATGCAGATCAGACGCTGCAGCTGTTTGGACGTGTCATCAAACGCTATCCGAATCGCTGTGCCCAACTGGTACAGGCGGTGGGAGAGTTCCTGACAACGCCGCCAGCTCAGAAGCAATCTGCGTTGCTTGCCCCCACTTCAGATGCAGGCTTTGCACTTGGATCACTGGAACAGTTCGCAGCGAACTCAGAGCAACTGGCCAGCGTCACACCGGGACTGGAACTGCTGGCGGTAGCCGGGCTGGGCCAGGTGACCCCGAAGAAAAACCTGGTTGCTGCCAAGGCTTATCTTTCTGTTGATAAACTGCCCGCAGGAAAAACCTGCCGGGTAGCGATTGTGCTCACCATCGAAGATGGCTGGCACATCAATGCAAATCCTGCGAAACCCGATTTCATGGTACCCACAACTTTTACGGTGAAGTCGAATCAGCAGGTCACACTGTCTCAAGTCAAATATCCGGCCGGCCACGCATTTACTGTGGAGGGGTTCGATGAACCGCTGCAGGTTTATGAAAAACAGGCTATCATCCGCGGCACCTTGACGATTCCCGCTGCAGCAGCAGGTAAGGCAGAACAGCTGGAACTGAATGTGAAGTACCAGGCCTGTAATGATAAAACCTGTATTCGACCGACTACTGTCAGTCTCAAAGGCAGCTTTCAGATTGCCAAACCGGGAGAGCCGGTCAAACAGGTAAATCAGAAATGGTTTCAGACAAACTAA
- the pyk gene encoding pyruvate kinase, producing MNEKHYAEHPLVKTKIIATVGPASDSREMLQKLIIAGVDLFRLNFAHGKHEWLSEIVKNIHEISAEMEKPIGILGDLSGPKIRLGVLPGDEITCRQDMRFRFIQGLDSDNPQELTCTYESLIGDLRVGDPVLLADGMVAMRVVEKSADDEFVECVVEREGIIRSKQGVNLPGVQLSTPCLTEKDLSDLAWAVEHGLDYIGLSFVRSADDIRQLKEEIEKLNPEDAPHVVAKIEKIEAVSDIEQILKLTDAVMVARGDLGVEVDIERVPIIQKRIIHLCNQYRVPVITATQMLDSMQFNTFPTRAEASDVANAVLDGSDAVMLSGETAVGVSPLAAVEMMSRIVREAARILSSNLHSEEATSNRRLYAREVTEAVTMGAGITAEKLDADLMVTCTHEGKTAMALSKQRRTVPTVALTDRPATARRMTLYWGVTSLLTDVVEKSPSKILAFIASYGKKHGFLTTGSQIVLISGTDWTSQGHDMLLVHEVK from the coding sequence ATGAACGAAAAACACTACGCCGAACATCCGCTGGTAAAAACAAAAATTATTGCCACGGTCGGACCCGCTTCCGATTCGCGGGAAATGCTGCAGAAACTGATTATTGCCGGCGTGGATCTGTTTCGTCTGAACTTTGCCCACGGCAAACATGAATGGCTGTCGGAGATTGTGAAAAACATCCACGAGATCTCGGCTGAAATGGAAAAGCCGATTGGAATTTTAGGCGATCTGTCCGGCCCTAAGATTCGCCTGGGTGTACTCCCGGGTGATGAAATCACGTGTCGACAGGACATGCGCTTCCGCTTTATACAGGGATTGGATAGCGATAATCCACAGGAATTGACGTGCACTTACGAATCGCTCATCGGCGACCTGCGCGTGGGTGATCCCGTTCTGCTGGCAGACGGAATGGTCGCCATGCGGGTGGTTGAGAAATCAGCCGATGATGAATTTGTTGAGTGCGTGGTGGAACGGGAAGGGATTATCCGCAGTAAGCAGGGAGTAAATCTGCCCGGCGTGCAGTTGAGTACCCCCTGCCTGACAGAGAAGGATCTGAGCGATCTGGCTTGGGCTGTCGAACACGGCCTGGATTACATCGGCCTCAGTTTTGTGCGTTCCGCCGACGATATCAGACAGCTGAAAGAAGAGATTGAGAAGCTGAATCCGGAAGACGCGCCGCATGTCGTCGCCAAGATTGAAAAAATCGAAGCGGTCAGTGATATCGAACAGATACTCAAGTTGACCGATGCCGTCATGGTGGCACGTGGCGATCTGGGTGTGGAAGTCGATATCGAACGTGTGCCCATCATCCAGAAACGGATCATTCATCTCTGCAATCAATATCGCGTCCCTGTGATTACTGCCACGCAGATGCTGGACAGCATGCAGTTCAACACATTCCCGACCCGGGCAGAAGCCAGCGATGTAGCCAATGCGGTGCTGGACGGCAGCGATGCCGTGATGCTTTCGGGTGAAACGGCCGTGGGTGTGAGTCCACTGGCAGCGGTAGAAATGATGAGCCGCATCGTCCGCGAGGCGGCCCGCATTCTGTCTTCCAATCTGCATTCCGAAGAAGCCACCAGTAACCGTCGACTGTATGCCCGCGAAGTGACGGAAGCCGTGACGATGGGCGCCGGAATCACTGCGGAAAAACTCGACGCCGATCTGATGGTGACCTGCACCCATGAAGGTAAAACGGCAATGGCGTTATCGAAACAGAGACGAACCGTCCCGACGGTCGCACTGACTGATCGACCGGCAACGGCGCGGCGGATGACTTTATACTGGGGTGTGACTTCACTTTTGACCGATGTCGTCGAAAAGTCGCCGTCCAAAATCCTGGCGTTTATCGCCAGTTACGGCAAAAAACATGGTTTTCTGACAACGGGGAGCCAGATTGTCCTGATCTCCGGAACCGACTGGACCTCACAGGGACACGACATGCTTTTGGTCCATGAAGTGAAATAA
- a CDS encoding alpha/beta hydrolase family protein: MSGSNQSVDQFASLTRRSFLQSGGMSLAGLSLLDHLVLQELVAAPASSDQKVETLNRFPRMVQEYFVERVREQEAKTIQRLDALKTKADAEDYVASVQKRIRESFGPEPERTPLNARITKTTDRDTYTIENVIFESRPGFLVTANLYVPKGITRPAPGVVGTCGHSHNGKAETAYQSFSQGLARKGYVVLIFDPIGQGERVQYSGTDLKSTVGVGVREHLQGGNQQFLVGENLAMWRAWDGIRALDYLQTRKEVDPNQVGVTGNSGGGTMTTWLCGVEPRWTMAAPSCFVTTFRRNMENELPADTEQCPPKVLALELDHADFLAAQAPKPVRILSKERDFFDVRGAREAYLRLKRLYKLLGHEDNISLFVGPTYHGYSQENREAMYEWFNQATGISSESQEPKLVIEKDETLWCTPKGSVADIGSKPLHVFTAEQSKALAAERKPKSGAALQSAVAETLRLKNIEGTPDYRILRNRGGKNYPLKNTIAYAVETEPGIQAIVYRVSDEKLYSRPPQDAGKQATLYISHVSADAELREEPLLKTAGKDKKRILYTCDVRGVGESMPDTTNANSFFTPYGSDYFYAAHAVMLDDPYVGQKTFDVLRVLDWMAANGHTDIHLIGRGWGALPATFAALFSPHVKQVTLKNALTSFSDIAETEHYEWPLSTLVPNVLTVFDMPDCYAELKSSKGLTQIAPWGAKGADS; this comes from the coding sequence ATGTCGGGCTCAAATCAGTCGGTCGACCAGTTCGCCTCTCTCACACGACGGTCTTTTCTACAGTCAGGAGGGATGAGCCTGGCTGGCCTGAGTCTGTTAGATCACCTGGTACTCCAGGAACTGGTAGCGGCGCCTGCTTCTTCCGATCAAAAGGTAGAAACCTTAAACCGCTTCCCGCGGATGGTGCAGGAATACTTTGTCGAACGGGTCAGGGAACAGGAAGCCAAAACCATTCAGCGACTCGATGCGTTAAAAACCAAAGCAGACGCTGAAGATTATGTGGCCTCTGTGCAGAAACGCATCCGTGAATCTTTCGGCCCGGAACCCGAACGCACTCCGCTCAATGCGCGGATTACCAAAACGACAGACCGCGATACCTATACGATTGAAAATGTCATCTTCGAGAGCCGTCCCGGATTTCTGGTTACGGCAAACCTGTATGTTCCCAAAGGCATTACCAGACCCGCGCCGGGTGTTGTGGGAACCTGCGGACATTCGCATAACGGGAAAGCGGAGACCGCATATCAGTCATTCTCACAAGGGCTCGCCCGCAAAGGCTACGTTGTTTTAATCTTCGATCCCATTGGCCAGGGGGAACGGGTCCAATACAGCGGCACTGATCTCAAATCCACGGTAGGTGTCGGCGTCCGCGAGCATCTGCAGGGCGGCAATCAGCAGTTTCTGGTCGGTGAAAATCTGGCAATGTGGCGCGCCTGGGACGGAATCCGCGCTCTTGATTATCTGCAGACGCGTAAAGAAGTTGATCCAAATCAGGTCGGCGTCACCGGGAATTCGGGAGGCGGGACCATGACCACCTGGCTGTGTGGTGTGGAGCCTCGCTGGACGATGGCGGCTCCCAGTTGTTTCGTCACCACCTTCCGTCGCAACATGGAGAACGAACTCCCCGCCGATACCGAACAGTGTCCGCCCAAAGTTCTGGCGCTGGAACTGGATCACGCCGACTTCCTGGCGGCGCAGGCACCAAAACCGGTTCGCATCCTCAGTAAGGAACGCGACTTTTTCGATGTGCGGGGGGCGCGGGAAGCGTATCTGCGGCTGAAGCGACTCTACAAACTGCTGGGCCACGAAGACAATATCTCGCTGTTCGTAGGGCCTACCTATCATGGCTATTCGCAGGAGAATCGAGAAGCCATGTATGAATGGTTTAACCAGGCGACCGGCATTTCCAGTGAATCACAAGAGCCAAAACTGGTCATCGAAAAAGATGAAACACTCTGGTGTACCCCAAAAGGTTCAGTCGCAGACATCGGTTCTAAACCACTACATGTTTTTACAGCAGAGCAATCGAAAGCACTGGCGGCGGAGCGAAAACCAAAGTCGGGCGCTGCCCTGCAGTCAGCGGTCGCGGAAACATTGCGCTTGAAAAACATCGAAGGAACACCCGATTATCGCATCCTCAGAAACCGGGGTGGCAAAAACTATCCGCTCAAAAATACCATCGCTTATGCCGTGGAAACAGAACCCGGCATTCAGGCTATCGTGTACCGGGTGTCTGACGAGAAACTTTATTCCCGACCCCCTCAGGACGCCGGCAAACAGGCGACTCTGTATATTTCCCATGTCTCTGCCGATGCAGAATTGCGGGAAGAGCCTCTATTGAAAACTGCCGGTAAGGATAAAAAACGCATTTTATACACCTGTGACGTGCGCGGAGTAGGGGAATCGATGCCCGACACGACCAATGCGAATTCCTTCTTCACTCCGTATGGCAGTGATTATTTTTATGCGGCCCACGCGGTCATGCTGGATGACCCGTATGTCGGCCAGAAGACATTCGACGTGCTGAGGGTCCTCGACTGGATGGCCGCCAACGGACATACCGATATCCATCTGATCGGTCGCGGCTGGGGTGCCCTGCCGGCGACGTTTGCCGCCCTGTTCTCGCCGCATGTGAAACAGGTGACTCTGAAAAATGCACTGACTTCCTTCAGCGATATCGCTGAAACCGAGCATTACGAGTGGCCGCTTTCCACACTGGTTCCGAACGTATTGACCGTCTTTGATATGCCAGACTGTTATGCTGAACTGAAATCGAGTAAAGGGCTTACGCAAATTGCTCCCTGGGGGGCAAAAGGCGCTGACAGCTGA